GTGTGCGGGGTGGAGATCCGCGGCGAGGCGGAGCGGCGCACGGGGCCACATGACCTCGGCGCCCAGCTGAGCGACGAGGTCATCCGGATCCATCCGCGCTGGGTGTACAGCTGGGGCCTGGAGGACGTGCCCGGGGCCAAGACCCGGACCGTGGACTGACCGGGGCCGATCCCGGTCGGCACCGGGGCCGATCCCGGTCAGCACCAGGGGGATCCCGGTCAGCACCGGGGCCGGGACCGGACAGGCTCGGCCCGCCCCACCCCGCCCCGCCCCGGTCCCGGGCGCACCGCTACCGCTGCCGCTTCGGCCCCCGCTTGCGCTCCATCATGTGACGGCCGAGCGCCTGCCGCTGCTTCCAGTCCCGCCGCAGCTCGGCACGTAGCCGCGCGTCCGTACGGGCGGCGAGTCGCTCGTTCTCGCGGAGCAACTTGCGGTAGCTCTCCAGCCGCCGCTCCGGCAGCGCGCCGTCGTCGATCGCGGCGAGCACCGCGCACCCCGGCTCGACCTGGTGGGCGCAGTCGGGGAAGCGGCACCGCTCGGCGAGCTCCTCGATCTCGGCGAACGCCTGCGCGACACCGCCCTCGGCGTCCCACAGCCCCACCCCGCGCAGCCCCGGGGTGTCGATCAGCGCCCCGCCCGAGGGCAGGGGCAGCAGATCGCGGGTGGTCGTGGTGTGCCGCCCCTTGCCGTCGCTGTCGCGGATCGCCCGTACGTCCTGGACGGCCTCGCCCACCAGCGCGTTCGCCAGCGTGGACTTGCCCGCGCCGGACTGGCCGAGCAGCACGGCCGTGCCGGGGGCGAGCAGGGCGCCGAGCTCGTCCACCCCCTCCCCCGTCGCGGAGCTGACCGGCAGCACCCGCACACCGGGCGCCGCCGTCTCGGTGTCGGACACCAGATGGGCGAGGGTGTCCGGGTCGGGCACCAGATCGGCCTTGGTGAGGACGAGCAGCGGCTGGGCGCCGCTCTCCCAGGCCAGCGCGGTGAACCGCTCCACCCGCCCCAGGTCCAGCTCGGCGGCGAGGGAGACGGCGATGACGGCGTGATCGGCGTTGGCGGCGAGAACCTGGCCGTCCGAGCGCTTGGAGGAGGTGGACCGTACGAAGGCGGTACGGCGCGGCAGCAGCGTGCGGACGTAGCGCGGATCGCCCTCGGCGTCCACGGCGGTCCAGTCGCCGGTGCACACGATCCGCATCGGATCGCGCGGCGTCACCAGCTCGGTGTCGGCCCTCGCCAGGCCGCTCGGCGTGACCAGATCGCACTGGCCGCGGTCCACCCGGATCACCCGGCCGGGCACCAGGCCCTGCGCGGCGTACGGGGCGAACGTCTCCGCCCAGCCGTCGTCCCAGCCATAGGCGGCGAGGGAGTACGGAGAGGTGGCGTCAGAAGAAGTGTTGAACACGGAGGAAACCCTTCGAGGGGCGGCCTCCGATGAGGTGTCAGCCGGAGACCGCGGG
This genomic interval from Streptomyces asiaticus contains the following:
- the rsgA gene encoding ribosome small subunit-dependent GTPase A; this translates as MFNTSSDATSPYSLAAYGWDDGWAETFAPYAAQGLVPGRVIRVDRGQCDLVTPSGLARADTELVTPRDPMRIVCTGDWTAVDAEGDPRYVRTLLPRRTAFVRSTSSKRSDGQVLAANADHAVIAVSLAAELDLGRVERFTALAWESGAQPLLVLTKADLVPDPDTLAHLVSDTETAAPGVRVLPVSSATGEGVDELGALLAPGTAVLLGQSGAGKSTLANALVGEAVQDVRAIRDSDGKGRHTTTTRDLLPLPSGGALIDTPGLRGVGLWDAEGGVAQAFAEIEELAERCRFPDCAHQVEPGCAVLAAIDDGALPERRLESYRKLLRENERLAARTDARLRAELRRDWKQRQALGRHMMERKRGPKRQR